The genomic interval GCGCTGCCAGGATTCCTCGTTCCAGGCCATGTCGAGATCCACGAGCCCGACGATCCCGCGCGCCGCGGCATCCCGCGCCATCCTCGCGACGAGCGGATCGGAGACCGTCGGATCCACGTCGTTGAGCCGCCGCGAGATCTCGAACGCGGGCACTTCGCGCAGAATGCCGACGCCGTCGGGTTCGAAACCCTCGCGGCGCAGGGCAGCGGAGTTCAGCCACACGCTGTGCACATCCGCGTTGATCAGGTAGGTCGGCACGTCGCCTGTTGCGGCATCCAGCACCGCGAGCGTCGGTGTATCCGGCCAGAGCGCGTCGCGGAATCCGGATCCGACCCTTCGGCCGTCCCCGAGCACGGGCGCCGTGGACATGATCGCTGCCGCCTCAGCGGCCGAGGTCGCCAGGCCGAGCGGCTCGCGCTGCGCCGACAGCGCCCACTGCACGACATGGACGTGGTGATCCCAGAGTCCCGGGATCAGCCAAAGACCCTGACCGTCGAGCACCAGACCCCGCCGGCGGAGTGAACCGACGGGTGCGATGTCGGCGATCACGCCGTCGGCGAGATGCACGTCGACCGGTTCGTCGACGAACGGATCAGTGCGCTCGGAGCCCGTCAGCCTGACGTTCGTCACGACATCGACGGTGTCTCCGCGGCCTGCCGTCATCGTGCGACCCTGCGCGCGTCGAGTGCTCGCTGCATCTCGGCGGCCAGGCGAGGATCGGCGTACGGACTCGCACCGGCGTCGAGCTCGGCGATGATCGTCTCGACGACCTCATGCGGGCGATTCTGGCTGAGCTTGCGCTTGGCGACCACCTTCGTCGGGGTCAGCCGGAAGCCGACCGTGCCGCGCTCGAGCTTCGTGACGAAGTCGCGATCGTTCGGCAGCTCCCACAGGAGGCGGGGCTGCGGCATCCCGCTCTCGAATCGTGCGACCAGGCGGTCGAGCACGCGGAGGTTTTCGTCGGGAGTGAGCAGCTCCGGGATGCCGGTCAGGTGCGCGGAAACGAAGTTCCACGTGGGCACGTTCGCGCCGTCGCCGTACCAACCGGGCGAGATGTAGCCGTGCGGGCCCTGCACGACGACGAGCAGCTCCCGCTCACCGAGGCCGAGGATCAGGTCGTCCGGGCGGCCGACATGCCCGACGATCGTGAGGTCGTCGCGGTCCTCGTCGAGCAGCACCGCATAGTGCGACGCGACCAGCCCGTCGTCGGTCGCGCTGACCAGGGTCATCCAGGGATTCGCATCGATCAGCCGGCGGAGTTCGCCGACGTCGGTCATCGCAAAGCTGGGATTCTGACGCATGGTCCCAGCCTACGAGTCTGGGCCGGACCGGCAGCGCGAGTCATGCCTGGCAGCTCGGGCACCAGTACAGCTTGCGAGTCGCGACCTCCTCGACGACGATCGCGGTTCCGCAGATGCGGCAGGGCAGCCCGGCGCGGTGATACACCCAGTGGCGATCGTCGCGGCTCGCCATCGCCGCCCGGTACGCCGCGGGATCGAGGTCGTCCATGGTCATCATCTGACCCGTCTCGACGCCGATCGCGAGGAGTCGCACCCAGTCGCGCCAGATCTCCCGGACGATCTCCTCGGGCACCTCGCGACCTGGAGTGTGCGGGTTCTGGCGGGCGCGGAACAGGAGCTCCGCGCGGTACACGTTGCCGATGCCGCCGACGACCGACTGATCCATGAGCAGCAGACCGATGCTCGTCGGCTTGCGGCGCACGACCGAGGTGAACCGCTCCTCGCCCGCGGCGACGTCATCGACGAGCGGATCGGGGCCGAGCTTGGCGATCGTTGCGGCGACTTCATCCGGCGTCTGGAGCTCACAGGCCGTCGGACCACGCAAGTCCGCGCAGGTCAGCTCCGTGAGCAGCCGCAGCCGCACCTGACCGACGATCGGCGGCGGCCACATCTCGCCCTCATCCGCCAAGCCGGTGGTCTGCTCCGACATGCGCACGTGCACCCGCGTGCGCCGCGGGGCGCCGATCGAGGTCAGCGAGTTCTCGCCTGCGGCATCCAGTATCCGCTCATCGACGCCGACCGGATCCGCGGCGCCCTCGGCGTGATCGCCGTCGGGCGGGAGCGTGGTGCCCCGCTGGTTCGTCTGCCCCATCCGCCCGTTCGCCGACGCGATCGTCGGATCCGCGAAGATCTGGCCGGCGAAGTCCCATGCTCCGTACATCCCCAGATGGACGCGAAGCCACAGGTCGTCGTCGAACTCGAGGAACATCTGCTTGCCGACCGCCTTCACGGCGGTCGCGGTGCGACCGTCGAGCACCGACGCGCCCTCGACGAACCGGCCCTGGGGGCTGCTGGCGCCGACGGGGCGGCCGACGATGTTGCGATCGAACTGCCGCGCGATGCGATGAACGGAATGGCCCTCTGGCATGCAGCGGGCTCAGCCGGCTTCAGGGTCGAACGAGCTGTCGTCCGACGCCAGCACGTCGGGCCGGCCGGCCTCGCCGCGGGGATCCGGCTCCAGTGTGCCGTCGTCCTCGAACGCCGCGATCTGCGCGATCCTGCGCACGTGGCGCTCCTCATTGGAGAACGGGGTCGCGACGAAGCGGTCGATGAACGTCGTCGCTTCCTCGAACGTGTGCTGGCGCGCCCCGATCGCTATGACGTTCGCGTCGTTGTGCTCGCGGGCGAGCTCCGCTGTGGCGATGCTCCACACGAGCGCGGCGCGCACGCCGCGCACCTTGTTGGCCGAGATCTGCTCACCGTTCCCCGACCCGCCGAAGACGATGCCGAGCGCTTCGATGCCGGCTTCCTGGTCGCGCACCACGGCTTGGGCAGCCCTGATGCAGAACGCCGGATAGTCATCGAGCGGCTCGAAGTCGACCGGTCCGTGGTCGACGACGTCGTGCCCCTGCTCGGCGAGGTGATGGACGAGCTGCGTGGCGAACTCGAGGCCGGCGTGGTCGGTCGCGATGTGGAGGCGCATGCGTCAATCCTAGGGAGGCGCGCGTCAGCACGTCGCGGGTTTGGGGCGGAGCCCCATCGAGCACTAGGGTGCCAGGCCGGCGGCGGCAGGCTTGAAGCCGGCGCGCACGTTCTCGCAGCATCCGGGCCGGCACACGTCGAACCAGGGACCGAGCGCGGTCTCGTGCGGCCGGGTGACGGCCGGCGTGCCGTTGCGACGCTCCTCGATCAGATCGACGAGCCCAGCCACGTAGGCGGGATCGATGCCCGGGGTCGGGGTGCGCACTGCCGGCAGACCGGCTGCGGATGCGGCATCCATCGCCTCGGTGTCGAGATCCCAGAGCACCTCCATGTGGTCCGAGACGAACCCGAGCGGCACGATCACGAGGGCCTCGGCGCCCTGAGCAGGGAGCTGCTCGATCACGTCGCACACGTCGGGCTCGAGCCACGGCTGCGACGGCGGACCGGAGCGCGACTGGTAGACGAGCTGCCAGGGCACGTCGACGGCATCCGGAATCTCGACCGACACCCGCTCCATGACGCGAGCGCCGACAGCCAGATGCTGCGCTTCGTAGGCACCGCCCGGCCCGAAGTCGATGTCCCTCGGACCCGAGCGCTCTGCGTCCGCCATCGGGATGCTGTGCGTCGAGAACAGCACGTGCACGGCGCTCGGCGGCATGCCCGCGTCGAGGAATGCGGCGATCGCGTCGCGTACCCCGGTGAAGAACGGCTCGACGAAACCAGGGTGATCGAAGAATTGCCTGACCTTGTCGATCGTCACCTCCCCCGCGAGTCCGGTGTCGGTGAGCACACGCGCGTAGTCCTCGCGGTACTGCCGACAGCTCGAGAACGAGGAGTAGGCGCTCGTCGACAGTGCGAGCAGCGTGGTGTCGCCCGCCGCGGCGGCCTCGCGGACGGCGTCGTCGAGGTAGGGCGCCCAGTTTCGATTGCCCCAGTAGACCGGCAGCTCGATGCCGCGCGCGCTGAGCTCGGCTTCGAGCGCTCGCTTCAACGCGCGGTTCTGGGCGTTGATGGGACTCACTCCGCCGAAGTGTCGGTAGTGGTGCGCGACCTCCTCGAGCCGCTCGTCGGGGATCCCACGACCGCGCGTGACGTTCCGAAGGAACGGGATGACGTCATCCTGTCCTTCGGGTCCTCCGAAGCCGGCGAGCAGCACGCCGTCGTAGGCAACCGGAACCTCCACGTGCGCCGGCCCGGATGCCGCCGCATCCGATGCGAACGGTACCGTTCCCCGTTGTTCGTCTACGCCCGTCGTCCCATTCGCACTGATCTCGGTCACTCCTCCATCCTGACACCGCGCGAGGCGACACCGGCCTGCACTCCCGACCATGGACGATGCGAGTGCGGCGACCGCGGCGGAAGCGGCACTGGCCGCGCTCCGGGAGGAGAGCGGCGCGCTCCTTCTCCAGCGCCGAGGTGAGTGCTGGGTGTGCGTCTTCACGGAGAATTCCCCAATCGTCTGACTCCTCGTCGCGCGGGATCGGCCTGACGTACGCTTGTACGGTTGTCGCCGGCGCCATCAGCGCGGGTGGCGTCCGACGGATCCCGTGCGGCTTCAGCCGTCCATCGAGATCCCCCACCCTCACCCACGGGAGCAACGCAGTGCCTGGAGAGAACCTGACCCGCATCGAGGCGCAGGAGCGCCGTGCGATCGTCGACACGCAGTCTTACGAGATCGCACTCGACCTGACGAGGGGCGCCGAGGTCTTCGGCTCGAGGACCGTCGTCCGGTTCACCGCGAACGAGGGCGCAGACACGTTCATCGACCTGATCTCGGGCCACGTCCGCACGATCACCCTCAACGGGCGTGACGTGCCGGTGTCTGCCCACGCCGACTCGCGCATCGCTCTGACCGGTCTGGCTGCGGAGAACGAGTTGATCGTCGACGCGGACTGCAGCTACACGAACACGGGTGAGGGCCTCCACCGCTTCGTCGACCCCGTCGACGACGAGGTCTACCTCTATTCGCAGTTCGAGGTGCCCGACTCCCGCCGCGTGTTCGCGGTGTTCGAGCAGCCCGACCTCAAGGCGACGTTCCAGTTCACCGTCACCGCCCCGGAGCCGTGGCAGATCGTGTCGAACTCACCGACCCCCGAGCCGAAGAAGCACGGCGACGGCACCGCCACGTGGACCTTCGAGCAGACTCCCCGCATCTCGTCCTACATCACGGCACTTGTCGCCGGACCGTACGAGTCGACGTTCTCCGAGCTCACGAGCGCATCGGGCCGCGTCATCCCGCTCGGCGTCTTCGCGCGCAAGAGCCTCTGGCAGCACCTCGACACCGACTACGTCTTCGACATCACCCGCAAGGGCTTCGCGTACTTCGAGGAGAAGTTCGGCTACGCGTATCCGTTTGCGAAGTACGACCAGCTCTTCGTGCCGGAGTTCAACGCGGGTGCGATGGAGAACGCGGGCGCCGTCACATTCACCGAGGCGTACGTCTTCCGCAGCAAGGTGACGGATGCCGTCAAGGAGCGTCGCGTCGTCACGATCCTGCACGAGCTCGCCCACATGTGGTTCGGCGACCTCGTCACGATGAAGTGGTGGAACGACCTGTGGCTGAACGAGTCGTTCGCCGAGTGGGCGTCGACGATCGCCACGGCCGAGGCCACCGAGTGGACCGAGGCGTGGACGACCTTCAACGCAATGGAGAAGACCTGGGCGTACCGCCAGGATCAGCTACCCTCCACCCACCCCGTCGTCGCCACGATCAACGACCTCGAGGATGTCCAGGTCAACTTCGACGGCATCACCTACGCCAAGGGCGGCTCGGTGCTCAAGCAGCTCGCAGCGTGGGTGGGCATCGAGCAGTTCTTCGCGGGCGTCTCGCAGTATTTCCAGAAGCACGAGTGGTCCAATACCGAGCTCGGCGACCTGCTCTCGGAGCTCGAGAAGACCAGCGGGCGCGAACTCGGCACGTGGTCGAAGAAGTGGCTCGAGACAGCGGGCGTCAACACCCTGTCGCCCGAGATCGCAACGGATGCGCAGGGCCTCATCACGCGCTTCGCGATCGTGCAGACGGCACCGGCGGACTATCCCACGATCCGCCCGCACCGACTGGGCGTCGGGTTCTACGCACTGCAGGGTGACGAGCTGGTGCGCGTGCACAAGCTCGAGCTGGATGTCGACGGCGACCTCACCGAGGTGCCCGAGCTCCGCGGCCGCACCCAGCCCGAACTCGTGCTCCTCAACGACGAAGACCTCGCCTACGCGAAGATCCGCCTCGATGCCCGCTCGCTGCGGACGGCGATCGACCACCTGGCCAAGATCAGCGATCCCCTCGCGCGCTCGCTCGTGTGGGGTGCGGCGTGGGATCAGACGCGGGATGCCGAGGCTTCCGCGACCGACTACGTTGCCCTCGTGCTGCGCAACATCGGCGCCGAGACCGAGTCGACGACGGTTCGCACCACGCTCGCCCAGCTGCAGCTTGCGGCGAACTCCTATGTCGCTCCTGAGAAACGGGACGCCACGCGAGAGCGCGTTGCGGACGCGCTCTGGGAGCTGGCCCGGCAGTCCGCGGCGGGCAGCGACAACCAGCTCCAGTTCGTCACGGCCTTCGCGACGGCTGCGTCCACCGCCGCGCAGTGGGAGCAAGTGCGCCAGGTGCGCGACGGCGAGGTGACGTTCGAGGGGCTCGAGATCGACACCGACCTCTCGTGGCAGCTCCTCGTGTCGCTGGCTGCGGGCGGCGTCGTCTCCACGGCCGATATCGATGAGGCGCTCGAGGCCGACAACACCGCGAAGGGCGGTGAGTTCGCCGCGCAGGCGAAGGCTGTGCTGCCGAATCTCGATGCGCGCAAGGCGGCCTGGGCATCGCTCATCGACAACGACGATCTGCCCAACACGATCGTGCGCTCGACGGCCGCCGGGTTCACCCATCCGGCCGGTGTGGCCCTCCTCGGCGACTTCGTCCAGCCGTACTTCGAGATGCTGCTGCCGATCTGGAACTCGCGCTCGTACCAGATCGCGCAGTACCTGATCGTCGGCCTCTACCCCGCCGCCCTCGCGAACAAGGCGCTGCGCGACGCGACGCGTGCGTGGCTCGCCGCCAACAGCGATGCTCCCGCGGCGCTGCGTCGGCTCGTCCACGAGAATGTCGCGGGCGTCGAACGTGCCCTCGCCGTCCAGGATCGCGACGCGCAGCAATAGCCTCAACCGGATGCCTTGGCCCCGCACTCAGGTAGGGCCAAGGCGTCCGTCGTTAGGATCGTGCCGATGAGAGTCATTCCCTCCGAAGTGATCGTCGTCGACCCTCCCGAGACCTGGTCGTGGGAGTGGTGGCTGAACCTCCTTGCCGGCGTCGGGTTGAACATCCTGACCGTCGCCGGAATCATCATCGGCGCGTTCGTCCTCAGCTGGATCCTCAAGCTCGTCATCCGCAGGGTCGTCAACCGGATCGTCTCGGGCGCCAAGAACAAGGCGAACGTCGTCGACACCCAGGCGCTCGAACGCTCACCGCTCGCCGCCGTTCGGCTCGTCCAGCGCACCCGCACGCTGGGCTCGATCATGCAGAACATCGTCAACGTGGTGATCGTGATCATCGCGATCGTGATGATCATCTCGCTGCTCGCTCCCAACGCCCTCGGCTCGCTCACGTTGCTCTCCGCCGCGATCGGCGCGGGACTCGGCTTCGGAGCTCAGAACATCGTCAAGGACGTCCTCAACGGCATCTTCATCGTCGCCGAGGACCAGGTGGGGATCGGGGATGTCGTCGACCTCGGACTCGCAACGGGCATCGTGGAGTACGTGAGCGTGCGCGTGACGCACGTCCGCGACGTGAACGGCACGCTCTGGTACGTGCGAAACGGCGAGGTCCTCCGCATCGGCAACATGTCGCAGGGCTGGTCGAGGTGCATCATCGACCTGTCGGTGCCGGTGAACGCCGACATCGATGAGGTCGAGACGACCATGCTCGAGACCGCCAAAGACCTCGCGAAGGACCCGAAGTGGCGCACGCGCATCATCGAGCAGCCGGAGGTCTGGGGCCTCGAGTCGGTGTCGGGCGATGCGCTCGTCATCCGGCTCGTGATGAAGACCCGTGCCAACGCGAAGGACGACGTCGCCCGTGAGCTCCGGATGCGCCTGAAGCGGGCGATCGACGCGCTCGACCTCGCGGTGCCGCAGCTGAACTCGGTCACGCTGACGGGGCTGGAGGGTGCTCAGCGGGTGCGCGGAGCCAATCCCCCCAAGACCAAGCCGACTCCCGTTCCGACGACCCCCGAGCGCCCGGTGTGGCGGCCCAAGAAGGGCGGGGCGAAGAAGGCGACCGAGTCGGAGGAGTCGGCCGACGCGGCGCCGGACGATCCGGACGGGCTGTCATGAGCGATCAATCGAGCGTGCCGCTCAGCTTCTACGACGAGGTCGGCGGGCACCAGACCTTCGTGCGGCTCGTCGACGCGTTCTACCGCGGCGTCGCCGAAGACGACGTTCTGCGTCCGATGTATCCCGAACAGGATCTCGAGCCCGCCAAGGAGCGGCTGACACTCTTCCTCGAGCAGTACTGGGGCGGACCGACCACCTACAGCCGTGAGCGCGGCCACCCTCGCCTGCGGATGCGTCACGCCGCTTTTCACGTGAACCCCGAGGCCCGCGATCACTGGCTCGCGCACATGCGCCGTGCCGTCGACGAGCTCCGCCTCCCCCCGCTGCACGAGACGACGCTGTGGGACTATCTGCAGCGAGCCGCCTACGCAATGGTCAACACATTCGAGCCGACCGGCATCGGGCCGGCGTCCCACGGTCGCGCTGCGTCCGGCCTCCCCCTCACCACCGAACCTGCCACCGCTGAGCCGCCGACCGGCGACGCTCGCGCTTGAATCCCACCGACGAAGGAGTCGACATGCCCCCAGCCCCGACCAGCCACACCACCGACGTGCTCGTCATCGGATGGGGCCTCGCCGGTCTCGTCGCGGCGAGCGAGGCGGCCGCAGCGGGCAAGCGGGTGGTCATCGTCGACCAGGAGCCCCGCACGAACCTCGGCGGTCAGGCCTGGTGGTCGTTCGGCGGGCTGTTCTTCGTCGACTCCCCCGAACAGCGACGCATGGGAATCACGGATTCGCTCGATCTCGCGCGACAGGACTGGTTCGGCACCGCGGGCTTCGATCGCGACGAGGATGCCTGGCCTCGCCGCTGGGCGGAGGCTTACCTCCAGTTCGCGCACGAAGAGAAGCGGGCGTGGCTGCGCGAGAAGGGCATGGGATTCTTCCCGGTCGTCGGCTGGGCAGAACGCGGCGGCTACACCGCGATGGGTCCGGGCAACTCCGTTCCCCGATTCCACATCACATGGGGCACCGGCCCGGGAGTCGTCGCACCGTTCCAGGCTGCGGTCGAAGCGGCGGAGTCCCAGGGCCGCATCACGATCCTCGGGCGTCATCGTGTGATTGCGCTCACCACCTCGGACGGCACGGTCACCGGCGCGGCAGGCGACATCCTCTCGCCATCCGGCGCGCCGCGCGGCGTGGTCTCGTCGCGCGCAGTCGTCGGCTCCTTCGAGATCAGCGCGGCTGCCACGATCGTCTCGTCCGGGGGTATCGGCGGCAATCACGACCTCGTGCGTGCCAGCTGGCCCCCGCGCCTGGGCACACCACCCGCGAGCATGCTGATGGGCGTTCCCGCCTACGTCGACGGCTCGATGCTGTCGATCAGCGAGATCGCCGGCGCGCGGCTGATCAACGGCGACCGGATGTGGCACTACGTCGAGGGCATTCAGAACTGGGATCCGATCTGGCCGGAGCACGGCATCCGGATCCTGCCCGGTCCGTCATCGATCTGGCTCGACGCGACCGGCAGGCGTCTGCCGGTGCCGCTCTTTCCCGGATACGACACGCTGGGGACCCTTGCGCACCTCCGCGGAACGGGCCACGATCACTCGTGGTTCGTGCTGTCGCAGAAGATCATCGAGAAGGAGTTCACGCTCTCGGGCAGCGAGCAGAACCCGGATCTGACGGGCAAGGATGTGCCGCTCCTCGTGAAGTCCCGGTTGGGAAAGGGCGCCATCGGCCCGGTGAAGGCGTTCATGGACAAGGGTGCGGACTTCATCGTTCGTGACACGCTGGACGAGCTCATCGCGGGCATGAGGGCGCTTCCGGGCGGCGACGTGCTGGACGGCGACCGCGTGCGTCTCGAGGTGGAGGCGCGAGACCGCGAGATCGACAACGATTTCACGAAGGATGCCCAGATCGCGATGCTCCGCTCGGCGCGGTCGTATCGCGGCGACAAGCTGATCCGAACCGCCGCGCCGCACCGCATCCTGGACCCGAAGTCCGGGCCACTGATCGCGGTGAAGCTTCACGTGGTGACCCGCAAGTCGCTGGGCGGTATCGAGACCGACCTGTCGGCGCGAGCCCTCGCACCGAGTGGCGAGCCGGTGCCGGGCCTGTATGCGGCCGGCGAGGCGAGCGGATTCGGCGGCGGCGGCGTGCACGGATACCGGGCGCTCGAGGGGACGTTCCTCGGCGGATGCCTGTTCTCCGGACGCACCGCGGGTCGTGCGGCGGCTGACGCGATCTAAGGCGCGTCACTGCAGGATCTGCGTGACCGCCTTCAGGTACTCGGCCGGATCCCGGGGCCCGAAGATCGCCTCGTTCGCAATGAATCCCTGCGCGACCGCCGCCACATCGAGGGTGCGCGCCTGGGCCAGGCGTGCTGCCTGATCCTCATCGGCTGTGTGCTCGCGGGCCCAGGGCAACAGTGCTGAGGCGAGCGCGGCGCGCAGTTTGACGACCGTGCGCAGGAGTTCGTCGCGAATGTCGCCCGGCACGGATCCCTCGGCCCAGAACTGCAGGATGACGGCAGGGCTGATGCCGTTCTCGGCGACTGCGGCGAGCATGAGTTCGATGATCTGCCGCGGTGTCCGCACCTGCGCACCCGCTGCGATCGCGTCGAGGCGCGGAAGCATGAACTCCGAGACGATGTACCTCGCGAGCTCGCCTTTGTTGGTGAAGTGCGAGTAGATCGCGCCGGTCGAGAGCCCCGACTCCGTCACGATGTCGGCGATCGAGGTGTCGCGGACACCCTTGCGCTCGAGCACTCGCAACGCGGCTCGGGCGATCTCTTCACGACGCGCCTGTCGGTACTGCTCACTCACACGGGGCATGGAAAGAGAATACCAATTCTGTTATGGTATCCCTAAAGAGAACCAATATTCTGTTTAAGGAGGCACCATGTCCGAGTCGCTGTCCACCCCCCATCCGCGAACTCGCTGGCGTTTCGCCGTCGCCTTCGGCGTCATCGGCTCCCTGCTGGTCGCAGTGCTCATTACCGCGTTCATCTGGCCGGCTGCGACGTCGAGTCCCAAGAATCTGCCCATAGGCATCAGCGGCCCGGCAGACCGGGTGGCCGCTCTCACGGACGTGCTCGCCCAGCAGGACCCGTCGCCGATGTCCCTCGTCGAGGTTTCGTCGCGCCAGGACGCGATCGACCAGATCGAGAGTCGCGAGATCTACGGCGCGATCCTCCTCGACGAGCCCGAGGTGCTGGTGGCCACTGCTGCGAGCCCCGTCGCGGCGCAGGCGCCCCGCGGCGTCGCCA from Microbacterium pumilum carries:
- a CDS encoding FMN-binding negative transcriptional regulator — its product is MRQNPSFAMTDVGELRRLIDANPWMTLVSATDDGLVASHYAVLLDEDRDDLTIVGHVGRPDDLILGLGERELLVVVQGPHGYISPGWYGDGANVPTWNFVSAHLTGIPELLTPDENLRVLDRLVARFESGMPQPRLLWELPNDRDFVTKLERGTVGFRLTPTKVVAKRKLSQNRPHEVVETIIAELDAGASPYADPRLAAEMQRALDARRVAR
- a CDS encoding Fpg/Nei family DNA glycosylase, which codes for MPEGHSVHRIARQFDRNIVGRPVGASSPQGRFVEGASVLDGRTATAVKAVGKQMFLEFDDDLWLRVHLGMYGAWDFAGQIFADPTIASANGRMGQTNQRGTTLPPDGDHAEGAADPVGVDERILDAAGENSLTSIGAPRRTRVHVRMSEQTTGLADEGEMWPPPIVGQVRLRLLTELTCADLRGPTACELQTPDEVAATIAKLGPDPLVDDVAAGEERFTSVVRRKPTSIGLLLMDQSVVGGIGNVYRAELLFRARQNPHTPGREVPEEIVREIWRDWVRLLAIGVETGQMMTMDDLDPAAYRAAMASRDDRHWVYHRAGLPCRICGTAIVVEEVATRKLYWCPSCQA
- a CDS encoding ribose-5-phosphate isomerase, whose product is MRLHIATDHAGLEFATQLVHHLAEQGHDVVDHGPVDFEPLDDYPAFCIRAAQAVVRDQEAGIEALGIVFGGSGNGEQISANKVRGVRAALVWSIATAELAREHNDANVIAIGARQHTFEEATTFIDRFVATPFSNEERHVRRIAQIAAFEDDGTLEPDPRGEAGRPDVLASDDSSFDPEAG
- a CDS encoding ferrochelatase, translated to MSANGTTGVDEQRGTVPFASDAAASGPAHVEVPVAYDGVLLAGFGGPEGQDDVIPFLRNVTRGRGIPDERLEEVAHHYRHFGGVSPINAQNRALKRALEAELSARGIELPVYWGNRNWAPYLDDAVREAAAAGDTTLLALSTSAYSSFSSCRQYREDYARVLTDTGLAGEVTIDKVRQFFDHPGFVEPFFTGVRDAIAAFLDAGMPPSAVHVLFSTHSIPMADAERSGPRDIDFGPGGAYEAQHLAVGARVMERVSVEIPDAVDVPWQLVYQSRSGPPSQPWLEPDVCDVIEQLPAQGAEALVIVPLGFVSDHMEVLWDLDTEAMDAASAAGLPAVRTPTPGIDPAYVAGLVDLIEERRNGTPAVTRPHETALGPWFDVCRPGCCENVRAGFKPAAAGLAP
- the pepN gene encoding aminopeptidase N translates to MPGENLTRIEAQERRAIVDTQSYEIALDLTRGAEVFGSRTVVRFTANEGADTFIDLISGHVRTITLNGRDVPVSAHADSRIALTGLAAENELIVDADCSYTNTGEGLHRFVDPVDDEVYLYSQFEVPDSRRVFAVFEQPDLKATFQFTVTAPEPWQIVSNSPTPEPKKHGDGTATWTFEQTPRISSYITALVAGPYESTFSELTSASGRVIPLGVFARKSLWQHLDTDYVFDITRKGFAYFEEKFGYAYPFAKYDQLFVPEFNAGAMENAGAVTFTEAYVFRSKVTDAVKERRVVTILHELAHMWFGDLVTMKWWNDLWLNESFAEWASTIATAEATEWTEAWTTFNAMEKTWAYRQDQLPSTHPVVATINDLEDVQVNFDGITYAKGGSVLKQLAAWVGIEQFFAGVSQYFQKHEWSNTELGDLLSELEKTSGRELGTWSKKWLETAGVNTLSPEIATDAQGLITRFAIVQTAPADYPTIRPHRLGVGFYALQGDELVRVHKLELDVDGDLTEVPELRGRTQPELVLLNDEDLAYAKIRLDARSLRTAIDHLAKISDPLARSLVWGAAWDQTRDAEASATDYVALVLRNIGAETESTTVRTTLAQLQLAANSYVAPEKRDATRERVADALWELARQSAAGSDNQLQFVTAFATAASTAAQWEQVRQVRDGEVTFEGLEIDTDLSWQLLVSLAAGGVVSTADIDEALEADNTAKGGEFAAQAKAVLPNLDARKAAWASLIDNDDLPNTIVRSTAAGFTHPAGVALLGDFVQPYFEMLLPIWNSRSYQIAQYLIVGLYPAALANKALRDATRAWLAANSDAPAALRRLVHENVAGVERALAVQDRDAQQ
- a CDS encoding mechanosensitive ion channel family protein — translated: MRVIPSEVIVVDPPETWSWEWWLNLLAGVGLNILTVAGIIIGAFVLSWILKLVIRRVVNRIVSGAKNKANVVDTQALERSPLAAVRLVQRTRTLGSIMQNIVNVVIVIIAIVMIISLLAPNALGSLTLLSAAIGAGLGFGAQNIVKDVLNGIFIVAEDQVGIGDVVDLGLATGIVEYVSVRVTHVRDVNGTLWYVRNGEVLRIGNMSQGWSRCIIDLSVPVNADIDEVETTMLETAKDLAKDPKWRTRIIEQPEVWGLESVSGDALVIRLVMKTRANAKDDVARELRMRLKRAIDALDLAVPQLNSVTLTGLEGAQRVRGANPPKTKPTPVPTTPERPVWRPKKGGAKKATESEESADAAPDDPDGLS
- a CDS encoding globin; translated protein: MSDQSSVPLSFYDEVGGHQTFVRLVDAFYRGVAEDDVLRPMYPEQDLEPAKERLTLFLEQYWGGPTTYSRERGHPRLRMRHAAFHVNPEARDHWLAHMRRAVDELRLPPLHETTLWDYLQRAAYAMVNTFEPTGIGPASHGRAASGLPLTTEPATAEPPTGDARA
- a CDS encoding FAD-binding dehydrogenase, whose protein sequence is MPPAPTSHTTDVLVIGWGLAGLVAASEAAAAGKRVVIVDQEPRTNLGGQAWWSFGGLFFVDSPEQRRMGITDSLDLARQDWFGTAGFDRDEDAWPRRWAEAYLQFAHEEKRAWLREKGMGFFPVVGWAERGGYTAMGPGNSVPRFHITWGTGPGVVAPFQAAVEAAESQGRITILGRHRVIALTTSDGTVTGAAGDILSPSGAPRGVVSSRAVVGSFEISAAATIVSSGGIGGNHDLVRASWPPRLGTPPASMLMGVPAYVDGSMLSISEIAGARLINGDRMWHYVEGIQNWDPIWPEHGIRILPGPSSIWLDATGRRLPVPLFPGYDTLGTLAHLRGTGHDHSWFVLSQKIIEKEFTLSGSEQNPDLTGKDVPLLVKSRLGKGAIGPVKAFMDKGADFIVRDTLDELIAGMRALPGGDVLDGDRVRLEVEARDREIDNDFTKDAQIAMLRSARSYRGDKLIRTAAPHRILDPKSGPLIAVKLHVVTRKSLGGIETDLSARALAPSGEPVPGLYAAGEASGFGGGGVHGYRALEGTFLGGCLFSGRTAGRAAADAI
- a CDS encoding TetR/AcrR family transcriptional regulator, with amino-acid sequence MPRVSEQYRQARREEIARAALRVLERKGVRDTSIADIVTESGLSTGAIYSHFTNKGELARYIVSEFMLPRLDAIAAGAQVRTPRQIIELMLAAVAENGISPAVILQFWAEGSVPGDIRDELLRTVVKLRAALASALLPWAREHTADEDQAARLAQARTLDVAAVAQGFIANEAIFGPRDPAEYLKAVTQILQ